In a genomic window of Branchiostoma floridae strain S238N-H82 chromosome 19, Bfl_VNyyK, whole genome shotgun sequence:
- the LOC118407104 gene encoding tripartite motif-containing protein 45-like: MAKRKSSEPTEGAKAGGEAKADAILSKISGEFLECTICLEPFKDPKVLPCLHTFCEGCLKKFIAQDKVKNKFSCPTCRTETVLPKGGVASFKNNFFVQSLSDTVQTHKSLVSKEDDKVQCDVCEEDGASQGCFVCEEFLCDECACAHRRAKRTRGHEVIGVAELKEQLITKTGSLKSKSLPICTKHEDEKLKFYCETCKHPICRDCTVLQHKNHTYGYLADAVVDAKAKIKNKLKAARQKITKYGGKECAVAKKQAELDTRSKKASEDIDAAAEEKIRRYSDLVRRKQTELKEKLASITADRSKQLSATADSVKSTVGSLSSTVDFSQKVVEHGSDFDVMNVYSDITGRLESLLNGPLPNIPDDISYVLFDPKQGKEQKRAIIGNIVDRKMPKAELEEEEESREEATFRFTVENFSKVTEACSPATFIRNLPWKIEAVPKEDPDSQPPNNKSLGVYLNCDVKSCSLWSCCATVELRLIPQKIGVKTVRKKFEHVFYSDERNWGFQEFMPWHEVCDPQKGYIKDDKIILEAYVKADAPCGEKELASDVDEDILEEEKKEEESQANASFRFTVDNVSKLSEVQLSPATFIRNLPWKIEAVSEEDPNSQPPNNKTLAVFLKCDVNSDNLWSCRASVELRLIPQKKGIKTVQKEFEHVFYSDEDNWGFQDFMPWHEVCDPKKGYIKDDKIILEAFVKAEAHRGLKKLIIGKFFSKEIPEKEVEEEDESRADATIRFTVENFSKMENDQHSPVEFIRNLPWKIKAVPDHCSDSQLANKKSLAVYLQCDGNTNSFWSCRVSVKFRLIPQKGIKTHTMETEHVFYKNGGNWGFPKFIPWDDVCDPQKGYIKDDKIILEAHVKADAPHIFD; encoded by the exons ATGGCGAAAAG AAAAAGTTCAGAGCCCACAGAAGGCGCAAAGGCTGGAGGAGAAGCAAAGGCAGATGCCATACTCAGCAAGATTTCGGGTGAATTTCTTGAGTGTACAATCTGCCTGGAGCCCTTTAAAGATCCCAAGGTCCTGCCGTGTCTCCACACCTTCTGTGAGGGCTGTCTGAAGAAGTTCATTGCACAAGATAAAGTGAAGAACAAGTTTTCGTGTCCAACATGTCGGACGGAAACTGTACTTCCCAAGGGTGGAGTTGCGAGTTTCAAGAACAACTTCTTTGTTCAGAGCTTGAGTGACACAGTTCAGACTCACAAGAGTTTGGTAAGCAAGGAGGATGACAAAGTGCAGTGTGATGTCTGTGAAGAAGATGGGGCTAGCCAGGGCTGTTTTGTCTGTGAAGAGTTCTTGTGTGATGAGTGTGCTTGTGCCCATCGCCGTGCCAAACGTACGCGCGGTCACGAAGTCATCGGGGTGGCAGAATTGAAAGAGCAGCTAATCACCAAGACTGGATCCCTCAAGTCGAAATCCCTGCCGATTTGTACGAAACATGAAGACGAAAAGTTGAAGTTCTACTGTGAGACGTGCAAGCACCCCATCTGTCGAGATTgcacggtactgcagcacaagaaCCACACGTATGGCTACCTGGCAGATGCTGTGGTGGATGCCAAGGCAAAGATTAAAAATAAACTGAAAGCTGCCAGGcagaaaatcacaaaatatgGAGGAAAGGAATGCGCTGTAGCAAAGAAGCAAGCTGAACTGGACACGAGGAGTAAGAAAGCTTCAGAAGACATTGATGCAGCTGCAGAAGAAAAGATCAGACGTTACAGCGACCTTGTGAGACGCAAGCAGACTGAACTGAAAGAAAAGCTAGCCTCCATCACAGCAGACCGTTCCAAGCAGCTCTCTGCTACAGCAGACAGTGTTAAGAGCACTGTAGGCAGTCTGTCCAGCACAGTGGACTTTTCACAGAAGGTTGTGGAACATGGGAGTGACTTTGATGTCATGAACGTGTACTCTGACATCACAGGAAGGCTGGAGTCTCTGCTAAATGGTCCACTCCCAAACATTCCCGATGATATCAGTTATGTCTTGTTTGATCCTAAGCAAGGAAAGGAGCAGAAAAGAGCCATCATTGGCAACATTGTCGATAGAAAAATGCCCAAGGCAGagttggaagaagaagaagagtcaCGAGAAGAGGCAACCTTTCGTTTCACAGTTGAGAACTTCAGCAAGGTCACTGAAGCCTGTAGTCCTGCAACGTTCATCCGCAATCTGCCGTGGAAAATAGAGGCAGTGCCTAAAGAAGACCCCGACAGCCAGCCACCAAACAATAAATCTCTTGGCGTTTACTTGAATTGTGATGTAAAGTCTTGTAGCTTGTGGTCTTGCTGTGCTACAGTTGAACTGAGGTTGATACCACAGAAGATAGGGGTAAAGACAGTGCGAAAGAAGTTTGAACATGTCTTCTACAGTGATGAGAGAAACTGGGGATTCCAAGAATTCATGCCCTGGCACGAGGTGTGTGATCCACAGAAGGGATACATTAAGGATGACAAGATCATACTGGAGGCTTATGTGAAGGCAGATGCACCTTGCGGTGAGAAGGAATTAGCCTCTGACGTCGATGAAGACATACTggaggaagaaaaaaaggaggaagAGTCACAAGCCAATGCAAGCTTTCGTTTTACAGTTGATAACGTAAGCAAGCTCTCTGAAGTCCAGCTCAGTCCTGCAACGTTTATCCGCAACCTGCCTTGGAAAATAGAGGCTGTCTCTGAAGAAGATCCCAACAGCCAGCCACCAAACAATAAAACTCTTGCCGTTTTCTTGAAGTGTGATGTTAACTCAGATAACTTGTGGTCCTGCCGTGCTTCGGTTGAACTGCGGTTGATACCACAGAAGAAAGGGATAAAGACAGTCCAAAAAGAGTTTGAACATGTCTTCTACAGTGATGAGGACAACTGGGGGTTCCAAGACTTCATGCCTTGGCACGAGGTGTGTGATCCAAAGAAGGGATACATCAAGGATGACAAGATCATATTGGAGGCCTTCGTTAAGGCAGAAGCCCACCGCGGCTTGAAGAAACTCATCATTGGCAAATTTTTCAGCAAAGAAATACCAGAGAAGGAGGTAGAGGAAGAAGATGAGTCGCGAGCGGATGCGACCATTCGTTTCACTGTGGAAAACTTCAGCAAGATGGAGAATGATCAGCATAGCCCTGTAGAATTCATCCGGAATCTGCCCTGGAAAATAAAAGCTGTGCCTGACCACTGTTCTGACAGCCAACTGGCTAACAAGAAGAGCCTGGCAGTTTATCTACAGTGTGATGGCAACACCAACAGCTTCTGGTCTTGCCGTGTGTCAGTCAAGTTTCGTTTGATACCACAGAAAGGTATAAAGACTCATACTATGGAGACAGAACATGTCTTCTACAAGAATGGTGGTAACTGGGGGTTCCCGAAATTCATTCCTTGGGATGATGTGTGTGACCCACAGAAGGGATACATCAAGGATGACAAGATCATACTGGAGGCTCACGTGAAGGCAGATGCTCCTCATATCTTTGACTAA
- the LOC118406283 gene encoding E3 ubiquitin-protein ligase TRIM37-like, producing MFNEKIGPFTPTTFFVIAQSIWAGKLARLRKCRPLCANKMPKRKSTTTSSMSKEETKGDDILSKISGAFLECTICLEPFKDPKVLPCLHTFCEGCLKKLVEQQDDAKDTFQCPTCRTDTSLPVGGVAFLKNNFFVQSLSDTVQTHKSLVSKEDDKVKCDNCEEEVANHGCVPCEEFLCDECACAHRRGKRTRGHEVIGVAELKEQLINKTGLLKSRSLPICPKHEDEKLKFYCETCKHPICRDCTVLQHKNHTYGYLADTVCDVRAKIQNKLEAARQQITKYQDKARAVAKRQDELHTTWKKAADDINVAAKEEIKYLTSLVKRKQTELEEKLAEIITERFGQLSVTADSVESTLDSLSSTVDFAQKVVEHGSDFDIMNVYSDVTTRLESLLEGPTKDPDIPDDINCLMFEVMTQQKKKDEEEEDKSRAEATFRFTVDNFSQLSKNSKVSPAVFIRNLPWKIETRPEHNDNKKSLAFFMKCNDGSKSLWSCKASVVMRLIPQKDGVQTYERKYEVVFYNKGNSWGYAGFFPWDELCDPQKGYIKDDKIILEAYVKADAPKFMKETIVRNIFNEEVPKNAKNLQTQSTFRFTVENVSKLLGRKFSHTVFICGLPWKIMAMPGCSAPPHHNSLGVYLQCDVDADSSSFWSCCVSVELRLISQKNGVKMYKRKFGHVFHSKNNSCGCPDFMPWPELCDPQKGYIKDDKIILEAYVNADAPCAMV from the exons ATGTTTAATGAAAAAATTGGTCCATTTACCCCCACCACATTTTTTGTAATAGCCCAGTCGATTTGGGCGGGAAAGTTAGCACGATTGCGAAAGTGTCGTCCGTTGTGTGCCAACAAAATGCCAAAAAG GAagagtactactactagttcaATGTCAAAGGAAGAAACGAAGGGAGATGACATACTTAGCAAAATTTCGGGCGCCTTTCTGGAGTGTACAATCTGCCTGGAACCCTTTAAAGATCCCAAGGTCCTGCCATGTCTCCACACCTTCTGTGAGGGATGTCTGAAGAAGCTTGTTGAACAGCAAGATGATGCGAAGGACACTTTTCAGTGTCCCACATGTCGGACTGATACCTCACTACCAGTGGGTGGTGTTGCTTTCCTGAAAAACAACTTCTTTGTGCAGAGCTTGAGTGACACAGTTCAGACCCACAAGAGTTTGGTAAGCAAGGAGGATGACAAAGTGAAGTGTGATAACTGTGAAGAAGAAGTGGCTAATCACGGCTGTGTCCCCTGTGAAGAGTTCTTGTGTGATGAGTGTGCTTGTGCCCACCGTCGAGGTAAGCGTACGCGCGGTCACGAAGTCATCGGTGTGGCGGAGCTTAAAGAGCAGCTGATCAACAAGACGGGATTGCTCAAGTCAAGATCACTGCCGATTTGTCCGAAACACGAGGATGAGAAGTTAAAGTTCTACTGTGAGACGTGCAAGCACCCCATCTGTCGAGATTGCACAGTACTGCAACACAAGAACCACACGTATGGCTACCTGGCAGATACAGTGTGTGATGTCAGAGCAAAAATCCAAAACAAGCTGGAAGCTGCCAGGCAGCAGATCACAAAATACCAAGACAAGGCAAGAGCTGTAGCTAAGAGACAAGATGAACTGCACACAACTTGGAAGAAAGCTGCAGACGACATCAATGTAGCTGCAAAAGAAGAGATCAAGTATTTGACTAGCCTTGTGAAACGTAAGCAGACTGAACTGGAAGAAAAGTTAGCAGAAATCATAACAGAGCGTTTTGGGCAGCTCTCTGTTACAGCAGACAGTGTTGAGAGCACCTTAGACAGTCTGTCTAGCACAGTGGACTTTGCACAGAAAGTTGTGGAGCACGGCAGTGATTTTGACATCATGAACGTGTATTCTGATGTCACAACGCGGCTGGAGTCTCTGCTTGAAGGTCCCACCAAGGATCCGGACATTCCTGATGACATCAATTGCCTTATGTTTGAGGTGATGACacagcagaagaagaaggatgaagaagaggaagatAAATCGCGAGCTGAGGCGACCTTTCGTTTCACAGTTGACAACTTCAGCCAGCTGAGTAAGAACAGCAAGGTCAGTCCTGCAGTCTTCATCCGAAATCTGCCTTGGAAAATAGAAACCAGGCCTGAGCACAATGACAACAAGAAGAGCCTAGCCTTTTTCATGAAATGTAATGATGGTTCCAAAAGCTTGTGGTCCTGCAAGGCATCAGTTGTGATGCGATTGATTCCACAAAAGGATGGAGTTCAAACCTACGAGCGAAAATATGAAGTTGTCTTCTACAACAAGGGGAACAGCTGGGGGTATGCAGGATTCTTTCCGTGGGATGAGCTGTGTGATCCACAGAAGGGATACATCAAGGATGACAAGATCATACTGGAGGCTTACGTGAAGGCAGATGCTCCTAAGTTCATGAAGGAAACCATCGTTCGCAACATTTTCAATGAAGAAGTACCGAAGAATGCGAAGAACTTGCAGACTCAGTCAACTTTCCGTTTCACTGTTGAAAACGTAAGCAAGCTGTTGGGGAGGAAGTTTAGCCATACCGTTTTCATCTGTGGCCTACCCTGGAAAATAATGGCCATGCCTGGCTGCAGTGCCCCACCGCACCACAACAGCCTCGGTGTCTACCTGCAGTGTGATGTTGATGCCGACTCCAGCAGCTTCTGGTCTTGTTGTGTATCAGTCGAGCTGCGGTTGATTTCGCAGAAGAATGGTGTCAAGATGTACAAACGGAAGTTCGGACACGTCTTTCACAGCAAGAACAACAGCTGTGGATGCCCAGACTTCATGCCGTGGCCCGAGCTGTGTGATCCACAGAAGGGATACATCAAGGATGACAAGATCATACTGGAGGCTTACGTGAACGCAGATGCACCTTGTGCCATGGTCTAA